The window GATGCTCGGGGTGTTCTGTTTGAACCCGGTCCAGGCGAGGTGCACATGGGCGTCGATGAACCCGGGGAGCACGGTGGCCCCCTGGAGGTCGATCACCTCACGGGCGGGCAGGGAGGTCACGGCCGCGTCGAGGCCCGCGATCCGGCCCTGCCAGATGCCCACGTCATGGGCGACCGGATGGTCCGGGTCCATGGTGAGGAAACGGGCGTTGGTCAGCCTGGTGCACAGCATCGGTGAGGTCAGACGTCCATCGTCGCGGCGAGGGACCTCGGGCGCAGGTCCGTCCAGTGGGTCTCGACGTACTCCAGGCACGCTTCCCGGGTGTTCTCCTCGAAGGCGATCGTCCAGCCCCCGGGTACCTCGGCGAACGACGGCCAGAGTGAGTGCTGGCCCTCGTCGTTCACCAGGACCAGGAAGCGGCCCTCGTTGTCGTCGAAGGGGTTGGTGCTCATGCTCGATGCCTCCTTGGAAGGCCAAGATTAGGTTAGGCTCGCCTAATTGATTGGAGCTTAGCCTTTGTCCCTTCCCTCTCACAAGGAGACACTCATGCGCCTGGTCGCGGCCGACATGGAGGAAGCCGACGCCTTCACCGGATTCGGGCTGCCCGGCGTCCCCGGCACCGACGAGTTCTGGGCCGCGGCGGGGGCGCCCGCCGTGAAACCGGCCGAGGACGGTGGCTGGGTGACCCTCTTCCTGTGGCGTGGGGCTCAGGCGCGGGTCGGTTTCGAGAGCTGGTCGGATCCGGTGCCCCTGCGCCGCTGGGCCGACTCGGACTGCTGGTACGCCGAGGTGCGCATGCCCGAGCGGCTGCGGGTGACGTATCAGTTCCTGGTGGACGACGCGGCGTACGCCGACCCGCTCAACCCGGCCGGTGCGGGCGGTGAGCGGTCCATCGTGGCGACGCCGGACGCGCCGGAGCAGCCGCACTGGCCGGTCGTCGGTGCCGACGAGGTGCTGCCCCTGCCGCGTACGCGGATCCGCTGGGCCAGTGAACGGCTCGGGGGGCGGCGGACCGTGCGGGTCCATCCGGTGGGGGGCGGTGGGCCCGTGGTCCTGCTGCTCGACGGGGACGACTGGCTGTATCTGCATCCGGCCACGACCGCGTTCGAATCGGCCGTGGCCGCGGGTGAGCTGCCGCCGGTGACGCTGGTCTTTCTGCCGGCCAAGGACCGGGCCGAGGAGTTCACGTGCCGGGCCGGGTTGTGGGAGGCGGTGCGGGACGAACTGCTGCCGCTGGTGGCGGAGTCGGGTGTGCCGGCCGATCTTGACCGGCTGGTGGTTGCCGGGCAGAGCCTCAGCGGGCTGAGCGCGGTGTATGCGGCGCTGGAGTTTCCCGGTCTTGTGTCGCGGGTTGCCTGTCAGTCGGGGTCGTTCTGGTGGCAGCCGGGTGCGATGGGGGCGGCTGATCCGTTGGGAGGGCCGGTGGGGGGTGTGATCGCCGAGCGGTTGCGGGCGGGTGGTGATCTGTCGGGGCTGC of the Streptomyces koelreuteriae genome contains:
- a CDS encoding alpha/beta hydrolase-fold protein codes for the protein MRLVAADMEEADAFTGFGLPGVPGTDEFWAAAGAPAVKPAEDGGWVTLFLWRGAQARVGFESWSDPVPLRRWADSDCWYAEVRMPERLRVTYQFLVDDAAYADPLNPAGAGGERSIVATPDAPEQPHWPVVGADEVLPLPRTRIRWASERLGGRRTVRVHPVGGGGPVVLLLDGDDWLYLHPATTAFESAVAAGELPPVTLVFLPAKDRAEEFTCRAGLWEAVRDELLPLVAESGVPADLDRLVVAGQSLSGLSAVYAALEFPGLVSRVACQSGSFWWQPGAMGAADPLGGPVGGVIAERLRAGGDLSGLRVAFDVGEHEERMLPHCELVEALVEQGGASVRVSRAASGHDRAGWRHALLRDVGWALGE
- a CDS encoding MbtH family protein — translated: MSTNPFDDNEGRFLVLVNDEGQHSLWPSFAEVPGGWTIAFEENTREACLEYVETHWTDLRPRSLAATMDV